From Candidatus Nanohalococcus occultus:
TCTTGGTTAATTACTTCCTCGAATATTCCGTGGAACGGACAGCCACGGGTTGTCAAAGTCATCAGTATGTGTACGTCTTCGTCCTCTACGTTGACCTCGTATACCAGTCCCATATCTACGATATTGATATCGAACTCGGGGTCTTTGACATCCTCCAGTTTTTCCTTTACCTGTTGTTCGGAAACCATAATTAGTACCGAACCGTCCAGTCTTTAAACAGGTTTTTACCCGAGAACTATTTTTCCGATAAACCAACCAGGTAGATACTTACCTGGTAAAGACCTAAGACCGGGACCGTCACCATCAACTGCGTGATTATATCCGGCGGGGTCGCAAAAGCCGAAGCCAGCAAAACAGATACAATAAAGTACGGACGGTACTCTCTCATCAACTCCCTGTTAATCAGACCTGCCTTCCCAAGTACGAAAGACACCACAGGAAGCTGGAAGATCAAACCGGAGAACGCAGCGATCTTAAACGCAAAACCCAGAGTGCTTTTCAAACCCCAGATAGATTCAACGCCCGAAGTATCCGCTACCTGCGCAAAAAAGTTCAAGCTGTACTTTACAACGACTTCGTAGCCGAAGGCCGCACCTACCGCGAAAAGAACCACGGAAAACGGAAGATAGTTTCTAACCGTATAATACTCCTGTTCGGAAAGACCGGGTTTAACGAAAAGCAATCCGTGGTACGCGATAAACGGCAGAGATAGGAAAAAAGCCGTGATACCCGCTATCATAAGCTGAGTGTAAAACGTTTCATACGCTGTAAGCGCGTTAAGCGCGAAACCAAGATCGTTTTGAACCCACGCCAGCATATCAGAAG
This genomic window contains:
- the tatC gene encoding twin-arginine translocase subunit TatC: MEQRFEQHLQELRKRFLYSLGFFSLAMVFSFYFSSDMLAWVQNDLGFALNALTAYETFYTQLMIAGITAFFLSLPFIAYHGLLFVKPGLSEQEYYTVRNYLPFSVVLFAVGAAFGYEVVVKYSLNFFAQVADTSGVESIWGLKSTLGFAFKIAAFSGLIFQLPVVSFVLGKAGLINRELMREYRPYFIVSVLLASAFATPPDIITQLMVTVPVLGLYQVSIYLVGLSEK
- a CDS encoding metal-sulfur cluster assembly factor translates to MVSEQQVKEKLEDVKDPEFDINIVDMGLVYEVNVEDEDVHILMTLTTRGCPFHGIFEEVINQELSELEDIGEIEVELTFDPPWTMEKMTDEGRNKMGAVPGHGMGF